From a single Osmerus mordax isolate fOsmMor3 chromosome 14, fOsmMor3.pri, whole genome shotgun sequence genomic region:
- the cercam gene encoding procollagen galactosyltransferase 2 gives MLLRFLVLGAFISRIACYFSEEKFPEESTMQPPTVVIAIIARNAAHSLPYYLGALERLNYPKDRISVWAATDHNSDNTTALLREWLTVVQKFYHYVEWRPMDHPTAYAGELGPKHWTNTRYEYLMKLKQAALNFARKRWADYILYADTDNILTNPDTLNLLIAENKSVIAPMLDSQGAYSNYWCGITPQGYYRRTAEYFPTRQRHRLGCYAVPMVHSTFLLDLRREGMKQLAFHPPHPDYSWPFDDIIVFAFSCRAAEVQMYLCNKVRYGYLNIPAKPHHTVEDDRINFVHLQLESMIEGPPMHVSRFVHVFPKKRDLMGFDEVFLINLRRRLDRRDRMLFSLNELEIDVKVVDAVDGNALNSSDIKILGVDLLPGYYDPFSGRTLTKGEVGCFLSHYYIWKEMVDLQMDKALILEDDVRFQPNFKRRVLRLLEEVKLVELDWDIIYLGRKQVNPGNEEVVENVRNLVVADYSYWTLSYAISLQGAQKLMNADPLSKMLPVDEFLPIMYDKHPNENYKSHFPNRNLQAFSTHPLLVRPCHYAGDPQWVSDTETSTLWDDDAVKTDWRGSHKTLKGAPPPQMLQTTYRDEL, from the exons ATGTTGCTTCGGTTTCTAGTTTTAGGGGCTTTCATTAGCAGAATAGCGTGTTACTTTTCGGAAGAAAAATTTCCCGAGGAGTCTACTATGCAGCCGCCGACAGTTGTAATAGCCATTATAGCTCGCAACGCTGCGCATTCCTTGCCTTACTACCTTGGTGCTTTGGAGAGATTGAACTATCCTAAAGACCGCATATCAGTCTG GGCAGCGACTGACCACAACTCAGACAACACCACGGCGCTGCTGAGAGAATGGCTCACGGTGGTGCAGAAGTTCTACCACTATGTAGAGTGGAGGCCCATGGACCATCCCAC GGCCTATGCAGGAGAGCTGGGTCCTAAGCACTGGACCAACACCAGATACGAGTACCTTATGAAGCTGAAACAAGCAGCTCTGAACTTCGCCAGAAAACGCTGGGCAGACTACATACTG TATGCTGACACAGACAACATCCTGACCAACCCAGACACCCTCAACCTGCTGATTGCTGAGAACAAGTCGGTCATCGCCCCGATGCTGGATTCCCAGGGAGCATACTCCAACTACTGGTGTGGCATCACCCCTCAG GGTTACTACCGGCGCACAGCCGAGTACTTCCCCACACGTCAGCGCCACCGTCTGGGATGCTACGCGGTTCCCATGGTCCACTCCACCTTCCTGCTggacctgaggagggaggggatgaagcAACTGGCGTTCCACCCGCCACACCCCGACTACTCCTGGCCCTTTGACGACATCATCGTCTTCGCCTTCTCCTGCCGTGCGGCCg aggtGCAGATGTACCTGTGTAACAAGGTGCGCTACGGTTACCTGAACATCCCAGCCAAGCCccaccacaccgtggaggacgACCGCATCAACTTTGTCCATCTGCAGCTGGAGTCCATGA tcGAGGGCCCCCCGATGCACGTCTCCCGCTTCGTCCATGTCTTCCCCAAGAAGAGGGACCTCATGGGCTTCGACGAG gTGTTCTTGATCAACCTGCGTCGTCGCCTCGACCGCCGTGACAGGATGTTGTTCTCTCTCAACGAGTTGGAGATAGATGTCAAAGTGGTGGACGCCGTGGACGGGAA tgctcTGAACAGCAGTGATATTAAGATCCTAGGTGTGGATCTGCTACCTGGATACTATGATCCCTTCTCTGGTCGGACCCTGACCAAAGGAGAGGTGGGCTGTTTCCTCAGCCACTACTACATCTGGAAggag atGGTGGACCTGCAGATGGACAAGGCTCTCATCCTGGAGGACGATGTGCGTTTCCAGCCTAACTTTAAGCGGCGTGTGCTGCGTCTGTTGGAGGAGGTGAAGCTGGTGGAGCTGGACTGGGACATCAT ATACCTGGGCAGGAAGCAGGTGAACCCTGGTaacgaggaggtggtggagaatgTGAGAAACCTGGTAGTGGCCGACTACTCCTATTGGACGCTGTCCTACGCCATCTCGCTTCAGGGTGCCCAGAAACTGATGAATGCTGATCCGTTGTCTAAGATGCTGCCCGTTGATGAGTTCCTGCCCATCATGTACGACAAGCACCCCAA tgaaaactacaaatcccactTCCCCAACCGCAACCTACAAGCGTTCTCCACACACCCCCTGCTGGTACGGCCTTGCCACTACGCCGGGGACCCCCAGTGGGTGAGCGACACGGAGACCTCCACGCTGTGGGATGACGACGCCGTCAAGACCGACTGGAGGGGTTCCCACAAGACCCTGAAGGGCGCCCCTCCTCCGCAAATGCTGCAGACCACCTACAGGGATGAACTCTAA